TATAATAAAGAGAAAAAAGATTGGATCACATGCAAGTTTTGTAAGGGGCTTATTAAAGGAGGAGTTTATAGGATGAAGCATCATAGTGCGGGTATTGTAAGACAAGTTGAAGCATGTCCTAAAGCGTCCGATGAGGACAAAAAATTATTGAGAGACTACTTGTTCTAACGATGGATAATCGattgaaactttgaaatttaAACTTAATTTTTTGGTAAAAGTAATTATATTACTTTGTTAGCATAATAGCATTAATATGATGATGAATCTTTATTAATTGCACATTATctagatgatattatattgtatgAAACTTCTTTGTGcttaaacattatttaattgcatattttaaataaaaaaatgataactatttatgattatattgcatgattatctaaaaaaattacttaaaaaattcaACCATCTAGGCACCGCCTAGGCGGCCAAGGCGATAGGCGTTCACCGACCGCCCCGCCACCGCCTCCCGTCATTTACAACCTTGGTTTTTAGTGGTACAGAAGTTACTATTTTCAAAAGAATCTCATAATTCATTGGGTTTAAATTATAAGACCCACAAATGCATGTCTTAAACATTGTCATGTTTCTATTTCGGTGCTCCAGCTCATCCTATTTAATAAAACTGACATTATGCACTTCAAAATATGTGCAGTTAAGTTCACAACCCGATTGTCATCTCATTGTTCAACATGTCAGAATGATGTTAAGAGACTTTCAATAACTCAACACACATCAGGTAATAACTTGTGAATCAATACAGGGTAGATGAGTCAGTATATCAATAACTGTAAAACTAAGCCCGGATGATCTGAAAACCTGCCCGCTTAAGTAAACGGTCATATTGTGCAAACACCGAATAATTCAGCATCACAACACAATATCATGAGTAAGTTGCAAGGATACCTGCTATAACATTAAAAACTGTGCATTCAGTCGGTCGCTCTGGAATGACTATATGTATAGGGATCCAAAATGGAGGATTGGAAGACAAACTACACAGAAAATGATAATGAATCAGGGTTCGATAACAAGTTGAGCTATCAGGTCATCTATGAGCAAATTGCATCAATGAAAAACCTTTCCAACTTTAGAAAGAAAAACAACAGAGTGAAAATAAAACCTCGGGATTCTCGCACAAGTTTCTGAGGCACAAGCTATGGCATTTAACTTCCCACACCAAGCAACAGCACtgcaatataaaaaaaatggctCCTCAAAAGGGTAATAAAAATGAAGACCTGACAGAAACAAGAAGAATATAAAGAAACAAATGGTAGCGCCAACTTTTCGAAAAGAATacgaaaaataaatatatggatTCATGTTACAATGATTCCAAACAATTTGTTTCTCCGTGACCAAGATTGGAATACTTCAAATAACAAATAATCTGTTCTTCAGTATAATAAAAGTGTAGCAGTGTAAAGCATGGTCAACACCGCAAACAGACCGCAGCATCTAGCAgcttatatttataattaaaaaaaaaaaaactcatcaACCATCATCAACAACTGTAAAATTACAATTAGAAGGCAAAAATTTTTGCATCTCGAAATTGAAGATAAGTCAAGATTCAAGACCACATAGAAACCTTATAACTGTCCAATTATCCATCCCCCTGCCTGTAGGCTTTCATTGCCAACATTACTGACACATAGAGTACCGAGTAGTATAAATAAAACCCAATATCGAGAAACCAAGCTTCATACTGAAAACCAGTAGAAATACAAGACCCAAGTTCTTGAACCATACCAAATTTCCAAATCGAGAATTGCACGCATCAAATATTATTCAAACTACAATTCATTAGACGAAACCATTCCATCAAGCTCCAAAACACAAGAACGTCACCTAAAAGTGCGGCAGAGCTCGGGAACACTCATTTTATGCAGCAAATTGGACTTCGGCTGGTTAAGCTTTATGCAGAAAACAGTAGCTGGAGTCACAAAATCCTCATCAACGGGATCATCGGCGGAATTCAACAACGCAGCCGCCGAATCCTTCTCGGGTGCGACCTCCATCACCACGTCGTCTTCGCAAGCTAAGTTGTCGGATGTTTCCGCAGAAGGAGGTTCTGGGAGGGCATACGTGGCGGTAGGGAAGTCTTCCTCGGAGTCCTTGGCACCCGCAACTGGTGGTTGTGGGGACTGGGTCGAATTGGCTTTATTATTAGTATTATTCATCTAGGATACCAAATGACCAAAAACCctaaaatataatatagttgCGTGTGTGAAGGTGGGATGGGAAAGGCCCAATTGAAGGCGACAGCAAGTACTGTAGTTGGGAAAGAGAAAGGAGTTTCGCTCGGCGGGCGGTGGGGTTAGGGTTTCTTTAAGACGACCACGCAAGCCACTTGGGGTCTATGCCCAACAATGGGATACAAGGTTGGGTATAATAGGCCTGATGGAATATCTTGTGTGTCATAACGCTTCAATTCGGAAGGTTGAGCAATTTTTTTCAATCGGCTAACTTTTATAAGCCCGATCGACGATTAACTACATGAATCTAAGAACTCGACAAATTTTATCTTCGATCCAACCTATGTGGCTCGACATCGAttgtaaaaaatttagaaatccaTAACCATTGTTCAATTTCTTCTTAACTTGTTTCCGAATTATAATATAGATTCTTTGAATTTTAAGCCATCATTGAAAAAAATAGGGATAGATATCAAGAGAATAATTAGTTAGCATTTTATTTCTCAGTTGTTTTTATAGCTACAAGAGACATGATCATGTTTGTTAAATTAATGATATGACAAAGCATATGAGAAGGTGCTACATCGAGTTTTCAAGTATTATGACATCTGACCATGActttaaataatgattaaataatgagAGTCGATATTTACACTATATTTTGTGTTGTCTATATTTTACTTCATGTGTAAAATATGTGTAAAATTTATCCACAAATGGTGtgcaaataacaaaaaaaatgatttgTAAATATAAATTCTCTTAAATAATATATGGATTTTTTTAGCAATTATCAGAGGCcgaaaacttgtatgagacagtctcacgaatcgtattttgtgagacagatctcttatttgagtcatccaagAAAtactattactttttatgctaagattattactttttattgtgaatatcgatagggttgacccgtctcacagataaagattcgtgaaattgtctcacaaaaaacctactcttATTAGAGATAACAATTTCCTTTCAACTCGACGGATATTTTGATACCCAACTCGAGTGAAGGAGAGTATGTATGGGATTTTTTTTACCAAATTAAATAAGTGAGTGATTCGTATGGGGATTTTTCGGATATGAAGATGGAGTTCTCAAGGAATCCTACTCATGTCTGACCCGAATACctgattaaatttttatatattaacatatacatacatacatacatatggctaaaacttgtgtgagacggtctcacgggtcgtattttgtgagacggatctcttatttgggtcatccatgaaaaatattattttgtgctaagagtattactttttattgtgaatatcggtagggttgacccgtctcacagataaagattcacgagaccgtttcacaaaaaACTTACTCTATATATATAGTTAATTCTAATGTAGTTTGTCGAATGATATCAAATGAATGGAATGAATAGATTTATTATTATAgaatttatgttattttttagGATAATGATattaagataaataatttttaatattttgttgaataatgtttaatttgataatttttatatttgatttttttctttattattcTCGACAATTTAATAGATATTCACAGTTTACTCGAAATAATTCAACGTTAGAAAAATACAATTATATGTGGTAATAGGATAAGATATAAATATCTCAATCTCATCCGACATGGATGATAACGAGGATGAAATTGACATCCAACGAGGACGAAGATGTAAAATCATACTCAAACTCGACATATTGTCATCCCTAGCAATTATGCACTTTTGTTTCGAAGCCTTAAAAAGTTTATCTCACTCGATAACTTCATTATGTATTGTATATATAAACTACTTATGAATCAATAACTCGTTTTATTTCAAGGGAATATTAGCTAAAATTTTAGCACAAGCTCCAAAATTCCAATATAATCTGGCATATTTATTGCTATCAGACTCATATACGAGTATAGCACGTCAAATTTTTTGTGGCTATTTATCGATACTCAGAAAAAAAGttacattttaaaatatgttatttttctTTCCCACATTCAAACAGGCATATCGGACACAAATATTAAACTATTTTTTAATTGAACATAATTAACAAACAAATTTCCCCCCACGTGACAACTGATCCTGGTTATACAATGAATATCATTTATTACAAATTCGGAATAtgtaatatgtaataaaataaatgacCAGTGATCCTCGTTAAAATTTTGACAACAAATGTCATCATTCTCGTGTTAGGTATCGAAGTGAGCAAGCATATATTTATAAACTCTTATACTATGTATTTTGGAGAAACATTTGTCGATTGTAACATGGATTATTTCAATTGTATTATCATGtaatccataaaaaaaattattcacagATGTCGGtatcaaattaaaattaaaaaccaGAGTGCAATGTCATTCAATTTATATGTGAAAATGAACAGACGTTTTAGAATTTTTGCttcaataataatttatttttttaaaaaaaaatacaatttttgaatGAAATTGAAACTTATTTACGTTgcgtattattattttggcaaaaACATATgcaagacggtctcacggatcgtattttatgagacatatatcttatttgggtcatccatgaaaaagtattactttttatgctaagagtattattttttattgtgaatatcggtatggttaatccgtctcacagataaagatacgtgagaccatctcacaaaaacATACTATATTATTTTTGCACTTGATAAGAAAAGCAAGTGTCAAATACACTAAATACAATGTACATGTTATTGAATTGGATTGGACCAGTTCCAAAACAAATTACACTGTTTCGAATGGCATGATAATTAAACCCGTTCCCATTATAATGAAAGTGAATCAAACTCTCATTTGATACGATACCATATCGGAATTACCAGATCTGTCACCCAATCAAATTAAAACATAATTTGaatcaattttttaattttttcaatgACTATGTTATTTATAGAGtaaaacaaacaaaagaaatatATAATTGAATCATATCAATCACACCaaattaatatgattatgaaTTCACTTCCTACCAACTCAATCTGATTCAATATCCATGCAAGATTCATTTCAATCCGAACTCGGTTCATATCGGTTTCGAAATCTGaccaataaaaatctcaaatataGAGAACATGAAcgcaaaaaaacattttttttatatccgTAACGGATGTCATCCTATTCTTTTCCGAACAATGTCTTTGGGATTTATTCCCtctttattgttttcttttccaAGAGCATATAATGGGAACGGGTTTCGTTTGGTTGTTTAAATGGTCAACCGAATAATTATCTCGTGGGTACCCAACATTATATCTTTTTCCAGTTTTTCTATATAAGAGGCCATTGTTCTAGCTAAAATCCAGATAAAGACTTATATTCTATCAATTGACAATTTCATATGTGCAATGTGAAAAGTTAACTtttctaaatttaaaaaaaaaaaacgtattGAGCAActcaacattttcttttaagaaaatttccatTTTCTACTGTCAGTTTTATGAAGGAAAAAAATTTTTAGAATTTGGAAGTTCAAATTGGGACTAAATAgataatgatatttttaaaatcttgtATTTATAAAATTCAAATGTAAAACTCCTTAAAAAATGTACATGAACAAGgtttgaataaaaatttaattttatatatgagttttatgtttttttggttttttacgACATGACATACGGACATTAAAACGAGATGACATGCAAAACATTCTTGCGACTCGCTTTGTAAACTTAAGGAAGATGGAGACATGAGTATTGAGATTTTGTTGGCTTGAAACAATGTATTTTTTGCTAAGACACTTTGGATGATACACAAACAGACTGACTGGTTCATTGTTTGTTAAATGAGTTTGTCGAACTCGCATCAAATTTGAAACTACCTGGGATTGGAGATGCCACAAGGATGAATCACCACGTATTAAACAACTATTGAAAATCCACGACAAATTGATTGTGGGCAGGGGTCGGTTGGGAATGCAACAACAATACTTGAGAGTTGGTTCTATCATTGTAGAGGAATAAGTCGTGCATATGATTTCTTTGTACACAAAGTTGGGAATTGGCTTTGGAAACCTCTAGTGTGGAAACAATGCATCCTGCCAAAATATCGTGTCACACTTCGGTTGTTCGCTCATGGAAGCTCCTCACACGAGACCGACAATGCTATATTCATGATAAGAAATGTGTTTTTTGCAACGGGGAGGATGAATCAACATCACATTTAATCTTCTGCTTGAGGTAATAAAGTTGATTTGAAACTAGATTCGAGAGTGGCTTAGAATGAAGAAATTCATGGGACCGACCAATACAATTTTGAAGGCATTTCATGTTAACTACAGGAAATGGCGGAGCCAGGATTTTAAGTATACGCGGACTAGAATTCTaacgaaaaataaaataatatatgacaattaaaataataagaTATATGTTCATTGTAATCTAAAAACGTTTCTCATTAATAAGATCTTCCATATTTTTGCTATAAAACTcgtaaaatttgaaaaattcggTCAAAACTGTGACAttgtaatattttatatctccatcaccttgcaaagaaatttatgAAGTTTAAATAAAAtggttatatttaaatatttcttAACTAAAAGATAAAAAGATGAGCTGAACAGACATACTATATTACTGAATATGTGAtttaatattgtttaaataCAATATTTATTAGTTATAAAATCTTAGTCAATACTTAAACAAACTCTCTTTCGCTCAATACCGATCAGATTATAAggttgcaatttttttttttttgtttcaaacAACTCTCGGCACAAATCACAATTATGAGATAAtggatattttctaaaaattctcGTGACAAATTACATCGAGCTTATAATGTTAAAGCTGACACCTCAAATGATGCTTTTCATATTCCATAAGGTGCTCCTTTTTAGCGATAGTAGAAATCTTGTCAATGTcgaaccatttaaaatattcttTTGGTTCCAAACCTAAGCTAAACATAAGTAGAAAATAATGCAACTGAAGCAAGTTTATGAGTTCAAATAGAATAAGACGAGGTCAGCTCAAATATTAATACATATTCATTTATAAATTGGAATTAATCGAAATGATACAATGAATTGGCAAGATTTCAAAACTCGAAAAGAACATAAGATTTGAGGTGATGATTTTACCCAACTTTGTACAAATATATAGTTAGTATACTTTAGCAAATTGGTTTAAGGTTGAGGATTCGAGTGATTGAGAACAAGACAAATCTAATTACAATTTCGTATCTTGAATGTTTTCATCTTTAGGGTAGTATCATGAAGCTGAATGAAATGGATCCAAGTTAAGATCGTTGGACTCTTTTATTTATGGATATGTCAACGAGCTAGAAAATCATTTAGTTTAACTTAatacataattttaaaaaaaatagcacCCGGACTACACCCTAGGTACTCTTACATGTAGCTCCGCCCGTGACTACAGGGGTACATCTACGTTGACGAAGATGAGATCCACCATGCTATCAGCTTGCATTTATGAAGTTCGGAATGTCAGGAACCGTGCACTCTTTAAAAATGAAAACCAGCTATCGAAAAATAGCAAGGGAAATAAAGATCTTCACTCTAAATATGCTATCAAACATGCTGAAGTCTTTTACTGTGTTGAAAACACATCATTAAGTGATGTACATTTTTTACACGACATGATCACATGATCATCTTGTTTAATCTGACAACTTTATCCATGCATTCGACGCAATGTTACATTTTTATTggatttttccttaaaaaaaataataataaaacgcGGTGGAATGAGTCAAACTAATGTTGTTCAGGGTGTCAATTGCATTGGTTTAATTTTTGAGTTCGCATACCGCTCGGGCTAGAAATGACTCTTGACACTTTCTCTCTATTCTCGCCAAAGTTCTTCGCCTCTACAGCGACCAAAAACGCGATTCCACACCGTATGATTGAATCGCTACACGCGATACGCCCAAGTTTGCTGGCGCTCTTCGCTCTCCAGCTGCAGCTTTCAGAGTTCGCAGTCTCCTTCATTCTTATCGAGCTCCGATCTCGCTGAATAATTTGTTAGTATCTGTATTGACTGCTGAATTTTACTTGTTTGTGTGTTTACTAATTGTTTTAGTGCCCCTGGGTTTGTGTTGCCCGCTGAAATTCAAGTTAGGCGAATTGTGTCTAAATCAAAGGTAGGCGATCTCGGTGGAGTGGTTGCCTTGCTTTTCTGTATGCACCTTCTAGTGTTATCAAGAGGAGTGTGCACTAATCTGGTCAAAATATGATACCGGTTTAATCTTGTGATTCTAAGAGGTTAAGCGTTGTGTTCGTGGTTCGTGTGTTTATCTGAGCGTAGGCGGGCGTGGGGTGGAACTTGGTTGGTTAGTCAACTGGTGCATTGGAACTCGTTACTGTAAAATTTTCATGTTTGGAAATTGTGATGCTGAACCTTTGTAAATATTTGCATGAAAATAGTTGAGTTTTGCCAAATTAATTCTGAAACCAGGGATTTGAGGGATGGAGGGCAATAGACGTGAAGTGGAGGCTTAACATATTTGGGAAGTGATCctttgatttttgaaattactATAAATTACCAATGGATACCAAATTCCAATTCGCTGTATGAACTGTGCTGTCCTTTCGCGAGATAACAAGAGAATGCTGTTCGCAACACGTGAACTTTTGAATACAATCATGCTTTGGATAGTGTGCTGGGCTAGCTGATGGCTGGAGAAATTCTGTGGAAAAAACTAGTGATGTCTGATAGAAATGTCTCATCTAGCTCTTTGTTCTACAGATTGAGACACCAGCGTTGGAGTAGGCAGATTAGTGCAATAGACCAGTCAGGGACATGGGCTGTTGCTGCTTTGGTGCCTTAACTTTGCACCAGAAGAAACAGAATAAAGATGCTCGTCAGTCGACAGAAGACCAAGAAGGTTTGTTCTTCTTAACTCATCCACATTCTTTGCAATGTTCAATGTAAAACTACTAAGTTCTAAAGGTTCCGCATTGTAGTTTTTGGTGAAGATACACCCTTTATGCCAGAGGCAGAGGGTGGGATTTCATGATTGCTTTTAATTTCCACGGATGCTGATTGCTCAGTCACAAAGCGGCTTCATCATGTTGGCATTGTTGCTTTTTGTGAAAGATGACTAACTTCTAACTCAAAATTTTCCACCATGTAGACCATTAACTGAAGATTTTGTTTGCGCTATTGATAGTTTGGTGAAGTTGGATGAAGAGGCTGTAAGTTTGGAATGCTAAAAAGAACCGTTTGAAGTTATGTAGATGGAAAACGAGGATTCACATTGAGGACCTTACTTAAGGATGTGATCTGATgtgaatattttgaatgtaGCGAGATGATTAGTGTTGTGACAATGGCTATAGTAGCAATCATATTGACATTTCAGTAATAAAGCATCAATAAGTATTTCAAAATATCACCGATGTAACAAGTTACGAGCTTTACATCACCGAACCAATTGTTCAATCATTATGAGATGCTCAATGGTCTTTGAGCATTGGAATTTAAACACttgatcaaataaattacaTGAAATGAACCTCATTCACTGTTGTATTGTCATGTGCTGCCACAGATATATGAATGTTTGGACTGCATGGAAATAAATCTGAGTGTTTAACATCAACTTAACCTGATTCTACCACACAAAGTAGGTAAGGTTGCCGTGGGAAACGTGAGTATGAATGAGCTTGCATGTGTGACACACTCGTTGAACTATCTCCAACTTTCATCTATAACATATTTGGGATCTGGGCAAGTGCTTGGATGTGTAAACGTCAATCTTAATTTAAGAAACATGTAGGGGTACTGAAAATATAATCATGTGGTTGGTAATGGTGCTTATTTCCATTCAGTATTTTTCTAACGACGGTCCAGAAATTATTACTTggtatatttttttcctttgattgattgatttattttatatatctgTCTAGGGCCCCAAATTGGTAAGACAAAGAACTTCTCATACAATGAGTTAAGAGAAGCAACAAACAACTTCCATCGCAGTAACAAAATAGGACGAGGAGGTTTTGGGACAGTTTACAAGGTATTAACTCAATGCTGCATAGTTTCTATTCATCATGTCTGAACGACGAACtttaaaatgtaaatattaCACAGCAAAATTTCATCTTTCAGCCAGTATGTAATCTGATTTTCACCACCCTTTGCTGGTATTAAGATATAACATGCATTGAAGCTCTAACTACTTTCTTACTGTTTATCATCTTTCTAATTTAAGcaaataaacatgcatagaGGAAATCAAAGAATCTCCAGGCTGGTTTTTCTCTTAATGGTCTGTATTGTAGGCAGAGAAAATTGCTTCAACCAGTACTATTTTGTTTGATTGTCGCATATTTATGAACTATTAAGTTGATGGGACATTGAAACGTTCAACTATCATTCCTgcattgttattttcttcgtATTAAACCCACTGCAATCTCACAGGGAACCCTAAAAAATGGAAAGAAAGTTGCTGTGAAGACACTTTCTACCGGGTCAAAGCAAGGAGTGCGTGAGTTTTTAACTGAGATTGACACCATATCCAATGTTAAACACCCAAATCTAGTTGAGTTAGTTGGGTGCTGCGTTAACGGTACCAACCACATTTTGGTCTATGAATATTTAGAGAATAAGAGCATCGATCGAGTGTTGTTAGGTAATTGGATAGAGTACTGTGACATTTGAATCTATTTAAAAGATTCCCACAGTATCCAATGTAGACTGAACATAATGCTTGCCTGTATTTCAGGTATGAACAGGTCTGTTAATCTGAACTGGGAAAAGAGGTCTAACATCTGCTTGGGAACTGCTCGTGGACTTGCATATCTTCATGAAGAACTTGTACCTCGCATTGTGCACAGAGATATCAAAGCTAGTAATATACTCCTGGACGAGGACTTCCGACCTAAAATTGGAGACTTTGGATTAGCTAAACTTTTCCCTGAAGATATCACCCACATCAGCACAAAAATAGCAGGAACAACGTATGTCTCATTTTCCTCTTTGATTCTACACCACAACAAATAATGGCACTGTAATCCTGACAGCTAATTGAAAGTTGTATTTACTGAAACGTTGAAAGTTATGGTCCTAATTTGTACCTTGGGGTTGTTCTAAGCAGTGGCTACCTGGCACCTGAATATGCATTAGGTGGCCAGTTAACTATGAAGGCCGATGTATACAGCTTTGGGGTTCTAACTCTCGAAGTTGTAAGTGGCAGGAGCAGTGGAAACACCAATCATGGGGGAATGCACAAATTGCTTGTCGAATGGGTTAGGAATATTTGGTTGTAATTTTTTGTTTCACTTTTGATGTTAATTATCCTCTGATAACTGAACAGCAAAAATGAGATTGAGTCATTTACCCTTTGTCTATACAGTATCTCCTCGTAAGTTGATAAAATGGACTGCTCGAAATTGCTTATTTTTTTCCTGAAGTTGCATCCTTCCAAGCcattatattattttgagtTCTTTTTATTGTTTGTGCCTATTACTATAATTCCTTCTCTCATCGGCATTGGTTGCTTCACAGGCATGGGAGCTACACGAAGAAGGTAAACTCTTGGATCTAGTCGACCCAGAATTGGAAGCATTTCCAGAGGACCAGGTTCTTAGGTACATGAAAGTGGCCCTTTTCTGCACCCAAGCAAATGGTAGCAGGAGGCCCTTAATGAGCCAGGTCATTGAAATGCTCTCCAAAAATGTACGTCTTAACGAAAAGCAACTCACACCTCCCGGTTTCTTTGAAACCTCAGGTCTGGTAAGTGGCACAACGGTTAATAACAAGTCTTCAGAAGCTTCAACTAGCCATCAAATGAGTACTTTTCCTACGACAATCACTCATGTGACCCCAAGATAACACCTGAATTTTCGTAAATATTCCTTTTCATTATTTGCAAGCGCAGATGGGATCCTAGGTTCTAAGAAACCAACTGATTATTGGGATTGTTGGTTGGTCACACCCTTGGATTTATTTGATGGAGAAAGATGCATAGACTTGGGAGAGGACGTTTCAGTGACCAAAAAAGGTTATGCTGTTGAGTTGATAGGATTGCACGACTTTAAATTGCATGGGTGTTAATTCTTTTTCTATTCGTTTCCTGGTATAAGAATACATCACACGGTGGCAACTTTTGATCTTCCGGAGttaggggtgtcaatcgggtCGGATGAGTcgggtttcgggtcaacccgcgaaattttttttcaacccgaacccaacccaAACCCGAAGCAACCCGAAAACCCCCAACTCAAACACGAACCCGCCTAACCcgcctaacccgaattttatttatttattttt
This window of the Primulina tabacum isolate GXHZ01 chromosome 4, ASM2559414v2, whole genome shotgun sequence genome carries:
- the LOC142542627 gene encoding cold-responsive protein kinase 1-like — encoded protein: MGCCCFGALTLHQKKQNKDARQSTEDQEGPQIGKTKNFSYNELREATNNFHRSNKIGRGGFGTVYKGTLKNGKKVAVKTLSTGSKQGVREFLTEIDTISNVKHPNLVELVGCCVNGTNHILVYEYLENKSIDRVLLGMNRSVNLNWEKRSNICLGTARGLAYLHEELVPRIVHRDIKASNILLDEDFRPKIGDFGLAKLFPEDITHISTKIAGTTGYLAPEYALGGQLTMKADVYSFGVLTLEVVSGRSSGNTNHGGMHKLLVEWAWELHEEGKLLDLVDPELEAFPEDQVLRYMKVALFCTQANGSRRPLMSQVIEMLSKNVRLNEKQLTPPGFFETSGLVSGTTVNNKSSEASTSHQMSTFPTTITHVTPR